From the genome of Fusarium keratoplasticum isolate Fu6.1 chromosome 11, whole genome shotgun sequence, one region includes:
- a CDS encoding PKS-ER domain-containing protein: MKAVQILGDKSCPKIVTNCSLETPKPENDDILVQVYAAGITGDEVLWPEVYNTPTRIPGHDISGIISALGPGYCGPLKIGQEVFAFLDADRGQGQAQYVICSPDEVAPKPASISHAEAAALPIPVLTAWEAMIEHGKVEPDMKVLITGASGAVGILFVQLVKQMVGAHVIALASARHHPALTQFGASEVVDYNTPNWERLISDVDVVFDTVGGDVLAKTWETVKENGVIVTVGDPPPPWAFGRGTAVESIGNPGVRYLHFIVSANAERLRKASEMIDGGRIKALAVQAFPFLEAEQAWLHARQRNRGHKVVIDFDDANHDVLAGKK, encoded by the coding sequence ATGAAAGCTGTTCAAATCCTGGGCGACAAGTCATGCCCCAAAATTGTCACCAATTGCTCTCTGGAAACCCCTAAGCCCGAAAATGACGATATTCTTGTCCAAGTCTACGCTGCCGGAATCACTGGCGACGAAGTTCTGTGGCCCGAAGTCTACAACACCCCAACCCGAATCCCGGGCCATGACATTTCTGGCATCATCTCTGCGCTTGGCCCTGGCTATTGCGGGCCTTTGAAGATTGGCCAGGAGGTTTTTGCGTTCCTGGATGCAgaccgaggtcaaggccaagcccaaTACGTCATTTGTTCCCCCGACGAAGTTGCTCCGAAGCCAGCATCCATCTCACATGCAGAGGCGGCTGCGCTGCCGATCCCGGTTCTGACAGCCTGGGAGGCAATGATTGAACACGGCAAGGTTGAGCCTGATATGAAGGTCCTTATTACTGGGGCTTCCGGTGCAGTTGGGATACTGTTCGTCCAGTTGGTCAAGCAGATGGTGGGAGCCCACGTTAttgccttggcctcagctCGACACCATCCAGCTCTTACGCAGTTTGGTGCGAGCGAAGTGGTGGACTACAATACTCCAAACTGGGAAAGGCTAATCTCGGATGTGGATGTTGTCTTTGATACTGTCGGCGGAGACGTCTTGGCCAAGACTTGGGAGACTGTCAAGGAGAACGGTGTTATTGTAACGGTTGGAGATCCGCCGCCACCCTGGGCTTTTGGACGGGGAACCGCTGTCGAATCTATCGGGAATCCAGGCGTAAGGTATCTGCACTTCATCGTCTCTGCCAACGCAGAAAGGCTACGGAAGGCATCAGAGATGATTGATGGTGGGCGTATCAAGGCATTGGCTGTCCAGGCTTTCCCGTTCCTCGAGGCAGAACAGGCCTGGCTTCATGCCCGGCAAAGAAATCGAGGACACAAGGTCGTGATTGACTTTGATGATGCCAATCATGATGTGTTGGCAGGGAAGAAGTAA
- a CDS encoding Cupin-2 domain-containing protein has translation MESKAKETQTQPRETIRVLYDYELKGASGKSIVALELDYSPNGFTPPHRHGGATVMAPVTEGHILSGMNGNPPKVYEVGESFIEQPGCRHTVGENNSQHKRAKAIAVFFVDTEVVGQGYEGLTVLDEGW, from the exons ATGGAATCCAAAGCCAAAGAAACACA GACTCAGCCACGAGAGACCATCCGAGTGCTTTATGACTACGAGCTCAAAGGCGCATCTGGAAAGTCCATCGTCGCTCTTGAGCTCGACTACTCCCCAAACGGCTTTACGCCTCCCCATCGCCATGGTGGGGCTACAGTTATGGCTCCTGTAACCGAGGGACACATCTTGAGTGGCATGAATGGCAATCCACCCAAGGTGTACGAGGTCGGAGAAAGCTTCATCGAGCAGCCTGGTTGCCGCCACACGGTCGGAGAGAACAACAGTCAACACAAGAGGGCCAAGGCGATTGCTGTGTTTTTCGTCGACACTGAAGTCGTGGGGCAGGGATATGAGGGACTAACTGTCCTGGATGAGGGATGGTGA